The proteins below come from a single Sporichthyaceae bacterium genomic window:
- a CDS encoding acetoacetate--CoA ligase, with amino-acid sequence MSDAPIWTPSAQRMADSRLREYLDWLAIRESRDFPDHQTFWAWSTAEIERFWTSIADYFELESSAPHTAVLTEGVMPDVHWFPGARLNWAQHMLRHGDSEEPALICCREGTDADRHVSWTQLRRDVAAAAGWLRRAGVRPGDRVAAYLPNTEHALIACLASAAVGAMWACCAPDFGADGTIGRLAQLEPTVLIATDGYHWNGKDVDRRDVAATLRDRLPTVRHAVALPYVFGEPAPAGWLEWEELLATGAPLEFEQVEFSHPLWALFTSGTTGLPKGLVHGHGGVLLEHLKWGGLYAGLRPGERAFSATSTGWVLWNILTAALLQGATMVLYEGSPGYPDTGAVWEVTARTRSVVFFLGAALVTATQNAGISPRARYDMSGLRTLMVSGSALPTDGYRWVLEEISPDVRMDSTSGGTDVCGAFVGGNDLLPVWAGRISGSLAGAATASWDDDGKPLVGEVGELVITEPMPSMPLYLWNDPDGARYRDSYFDTWPGVWRHGDWTTMNPDGSVVIHGRSDATLNRQGVRLGSSDFYDVLESLPQIAETLVVGIDLPEGGYWLGLFVVPAAGQEVDDDLRTLISTTLRTRLTPRHIPDEIVAAPAVPHTLTGKRLEVPVKKLMTGTPLEKAANLAAVDSPDAVRWYAEFAQRRRLS; translated from the coding sequence GTGAGCGACGCCCCGATCTGGACCCCGTCCGCGCAGCGCATGGCCGACTCGCGGCTGCGGGAATACCTGGACTGGCTGGCTATCCGGGAGAGCCGGGACTTCCCGGACCACCAAACGTTCTGGGCCTGGTCGACCGCCGAGATCGAACGTTTCTGGACCTCCATCGCCGACTACTTCGAGCTGGAGTCCTCCGCCCCGCACACCGCGGTACTCACCGAGGGCGTCATGCCGGACGTGCACTGGTTCCCGGGTGCCCGGCTGAACTGGGCGCAGCACATGCTGCGCCACGGCGACTCCGAGGAACCGGCGTTGATCTGTTGCCGGGAGGGCACTGACGCGGATCGCCACGTCAGCTGGACACAGCTGCGTCGCGACGTCGCCGCCGCGGCCGGCTGGCTGCGCCGGGCAGGCGTCCGGCCCGGTGATCGGGTCGCGGCCTACCTGCCCAATACCGAGCACGCGCTGATCGCCTGCCTGGCCAGTGCGGCCGTGGGCGCGATGTGGGCGTGCTGCGCACCGGACTTCGGTGCCGACGGCACCATCGGGCGACTCGCCCAGTTGGAGCCCACGGTGCTCATCGCCACCGATGGCTACCACTGGAACGGCAAGGACGTCGACCGCCGCGACGTGGCGGCCACCCTGCGGGACCGGCTGCCCACGGTGCGCCATGCAGTCGCGCTGCCCTACGTGTTCGGCGAGCCGGCCCCGGCCGGCTGGCTGGAGTGGGAGGAGCTGCTCGCCACCGGGGCGCCGCTGGAATTCGAACAGGTCGAGTTCTCCCACCCGCTGTGGGCGCTGTTCACCTCGGGCACCACCGGCCTACCCAAGGGCCTGGTGCACGGGCACGGCGGTGTCCTGCTGGAGCACCTCAAATGGGGCGGGCTGTACGCCGGGCTGCGGCCCGGCGAGCGCGCCTTCAGCGCCACCTCCACCGGCTGGGTTTTGTGGAACATCCTCACCGCCGCCCTGCTGCAGGGCGCCACCATGGTGCTCTACGAGGGCAGCCCCGGTTACCCGGACACCGGCGCAGTATGGGAGGTGACCGCGCGCACCCGCAGCGTGGTGTTCTTCCTGGGCGCGGCGCTGGTCACCGCGACGCAGAACGCCGGCATCTCGCCACGCGCGCGCTACGACATGTCCGGGCTGCGCACGCTGATGGTCAGCGGTTCGGCGCTGCCCACCGACGGCTACCGCTGGGTACTGGAGGAGATTTCGCCCGACGTGCGGATGGATTCCACCAGCGGCGGCACCGATGTGTGCGGCGCCTTCGTCGGCGGCAACGACCTGTTGCCGGTGTGGGCCGGGCGCATCTCCGGGTCACTGGCCGGGGCGGCCACCGCGTCTTGGGACGACGACGGCAAGCCGCTGGTCGGCGAGGTCGGCGAACTGGTGATCACCGAGCCGATGCCGTCCATGCCGCTGTACCTGTGGAACGACCCGGACGGCGCGCGCTACCGCGACTCCTACTTCGACACCTGGCCCGGCGTGTGGCGGCACGGGGACTGGACCACCATGAACCCGGACGGGTCAGTGGTCATCCACGGCCGCTCGGACGCCACGTTGAACCGGCAGGGTGTGCGACTGGGCAGCAGCGACTTCTACGACGTGCTGGAGAGCCTGCCGCAGATCGCCGAGACCCTGGTGGTCGGTATCGACCTGCCCGAGGGCGGCTACTGGCTCGGACTGTTCGTGGTGCCGGCGGCCGGCCAGGAGGTTGACGACGACCTGCGCACACTGATCAGCACCACATTGCGCACTCGTCTGACGCCCCGTCATATCCCTGATGAAATCGTGGCCGCGCCCGCGGTACCGCACACGCTGACCGGCAAGCGGTTGGAGGTGCCGGTGAAGAAGCTGATGACCGGCACCCCGCTGGAGAAGGCGGCCAACCTGGCCGCCGTGGACTCCCCCGACGCGGTGCGCTGGTACGCCGAGTTCGCCCAGCGCCGCCGGCTCAGCTGA
- a CDS encoding ABC transporter ATP-binding protein has product MTQVSQALVGEHPAPRAAHRPAIRLEGVRKTYGEGEMAVHAIAHVDLSVSRGEYVAIMGASGSGKSTLMNIVGCLDAPTTGRYLLDGVDVRRLDDSQLSVVRNRKIGFIFQSFNLIPRTTALSNVELPLVYARMDRKERRERAMDALNKVGLSQRRGHLPSELSGGQQQRVAVARAIVTDPVLLLADEPTGALDSQSTADVLDLFDELAGQGRTIMVITHEHEVGNRARRLTVMRDGRIISDEFTR; this is encoded by the coding sequence ATGACCCAAGTCTCCCAGGCGCTGGTGGGCGAACACCCCGCACCGCGCGCTGCCCACCGTCCTGCCATTCGGCTGGAGGGCGTCCGCAAGACCTACGGCGAGGGCGAGATGGCCGTGCATGCCATTGCCCACGTTGATCTCAGCGTCAGCCGCGGCGAGTACGTGGCCATCATGGGCGCGTCGGGGTCCGGCAAGTCCACGCTGATGAACATCGTCGGCTGCCTGGACGCCCCGACCACCGGCCGCTACCTGTTGGACGGTGTCGACGTGCGTCGGCTGGACGACAGTCAGTTGTCCGTGGTGCGCAACCGGAAGATCGGTTTCATTTTCCAGAGCTTCAATCTGATCCCGCGCACCACCGCCCTGAGCAATGTGGAACTGCCTCTCGTGTACGCGCGGATGGACCGCAAGGAACGCCGCGAACGGGCCATGGACGCGTTGAACAAGGTGGGGTTGTCCCAGCGGCGTGGCCACCTGCCCTCGGAGTTGTCCGGTGGTCAGCAGCAACGTGTCGCAGTCGCCCGGGCCATCGTCACCGACCCCGTGTTACTCCTCGCCGACGAACCGACCGGCGCGCTGGACTCGCAGAGCACCGCGGACGTGTTGGACCTGTTCGACGAGTTGGCCGGTCAGGGGCGCACCATCATGGTGATCACCCACGAGCACGAGGTGGGCAACCGAGCCCGGCGGCTGACGGTCATGCGCGACGGCCGCATCATCTCCGACGAGTTCACCCGATGA
- a CDS encoding nuclease-related domain-containing protein: MTLAAEPAAGADLAANRPGALSAQRARELTRAAPVGARMHHALRRTDPLGTLRGVADAEQRVGLALDRLDPSWRVLHSVPIGPAHPVISHLVIGSGGVFTLLSRRHRRWRRDAASLDRVVAMVDRDELYIDGLALPYLPQARAQAWRAARALSAAIDEPVHVRPAVVLVGCDDVRFHALPDGVEVLTRARLVRRLTAFPPVLTAAQVEQRHETARAGATWADAPWST, translated from the coding sequence ATGACCTTGGCGGCGGAACCCGCGGCGGGCGCGGACCTGGCCGCCAACCGGCCCGGCGCTCTGAGTGCGCAGCGGGCCCGGGAGCTGACCCGGGCCGCGCCGGTCGGGGCCCGGATGCACCACGCACTACGCCGCACCGACCCGCTGGGCACGCTGCGCGGGGTGGCCGATGCCGAGCAGCGGGTGGGGTTGGCACTCGATCGGCTTGATCCGTCCTGGCGGGTGCTGCACTCGGTGCCGATCGGACCGGCCCATCCGGTGATCTCGCATCTGGTCATCGGATCCGGCGGGGTGTTCACGCTGTTGTCCCGTCGACATCGACGATGGCGGCGCGACGCGGCGTCGCTGGACCGGGTGGTCGCGATGGTGGATCGCGACGAGCTGTACATCGACGGCCTCGCGTTGCCCTACCTGCCGCAGGCACGGGCGCAGGCCTGGCGCGCGGCCCGGGCATTGTCCGCGGCGATCGATGAACCCGTGCACGTGCGCCCGGCGGTGGTGCTGGTCGGATGCGACGACGTGCGCTTCCACGCCCTCCCGGACGGCGTCGAGGTGCTCACCCGGGCCCGGCTGGTGCGCAGGCTGACCGCGTTCCCGCCGGTGCTGACCGCCGCGCAGGTCGAACAGCGTCACGAGACCGCGCGGGCCGGTGCCACCTGGGCCGATGCACCCTGGAGTACCTGA
- a CDS encoding SIS domain-containing protein, which produces MSPAEGVSAVTGSATAAATVLDDPAAIRAADPGGMLAAVAGAGDQIRTGVAELSRMALDDLEPDEQPRSVVVAGMGGSACAGDVLAVVAGTLGRVPVLVHRGYGLPAWADAQDLVAAVSCSGSTEETLSAVAEAERRGIRVLTVGADDSPLATAGMQAGGVHLPVDAEGRQPRACLWGLATPLLVAADALGLAATGRAALAETADMLDGIAAECAPEVPAATNPAKSLAVALLGGLPVVWGFSEVAAVAALRFANQLAENAKMPAVVGALSEPHHNQVVAFDGPFGGCGAVRLHPVILRDAVQDARLAQRAVESMKLAADAGLSVQQVTARGNHRLVRLASLIGLLDFASVYLAIAQGIDPTPVVPIVELKKRLAANSM; this is translated from the coding sequence GTGTCGCCTGCCGAAGGTGTCTCCGCTGTCACCGGCTCTGCGACTGCGGCGGCCACCGTGCTGGACGATCCGGCAGCGATCCGCGCCGCCGACCCCGGCGGCATGTTGGCTGCCGTGGCCGGGGCCGGTGACCAGATCCGCACCGGGGTGGCCGAGCTCAGTCGGATGGCGCTGGACGATCTGGAGCCCGACGAGCAACCGCGCAGCGTCGTGGTGGCCGGCATGGGCGGTTCGGCGTGCGCCGGCGATGTGCTGGCCGTGGTGGCCGGGACGCTGGGCCGGGTGCCGGTGTTGGTGCACCGGGGTTACGGCCTGCCCGCTTGGGCCGACGCCCAGGACCTGGTGGCGGCGGTGTCCTGTTCGGGGAGCACCGAGGAGACGCTGTCCGCGGTGGCCGAGGCGGAGCGACGCGGCATCCGGGTGCTCACCGTGGGCGCGGACGATTCGCCGTTGGCCACGGCCGGCATGCAGGCCGGTGGCGTGCACCTGCCGGTGGACGCCGAGGGCCGCCAACCGCGTGCCTGTCTGTGGGGACTGGCCACGCCGTTGTTGGTAGCAGCCGATGCACTGGGCCTGGCCGCCACCGGGCGGGCCGCATTGGCCGAGACGGCAGACATGCTCGACGGCATCGCCGCGGAGTGCGCGCCGGAGGTCCCCGCGGCGACCAACCCGGCGAAATCACTGGCCGTGGCGCTACTCGGTGGGCTGCCCGTGGTGTGGGGGTTCTCCGAGGTGGCCGCGGTGGCGGCGTTGCGCTTCGCGAATCAACTCGCGGAGAACGCCAAGATGCCGGCCGTGGTCGGCGCCCTGTCCGAGCCACACCACAACCAGGTGGTGGCCTTTGACGGGCCGTTCGGTGGTTGCGGCGCCGTCCGTCTGCACCCGGTGATCCTGCGGGATGCGGTGCAGGACGCCCGGCTCGCGCAACGCGCGGTGGAGTCGATGAAGCTGGCCGCCGACGCCGGCCTGTCCGTGCAGCAGGTCACCGCGCGTGGCAATCATCGCCTGGTGCGGTTGGCCAGCCTGATCGGGTTGTTGGACTTCGCCTCGGTGTACCTGGCGATTGCCCAGGGCATCGATCCCACTCCGGTAGTGCCGATCGTGGAATTGAAGAAGAGATTGGCTGCGAACAGCATGTGA
- a CDS encoding ABC transporter permease produces MRAKESFRFAWRGIAANKMRSVLTMLGIIIGVASVITLVAVGTGSQAAVQASIDRLGSNTLTVIAMPTGGGGRGSAFRSRLRHALGLKNNTDNGTHTRASQISQADADALADPTRLPDVLSVAPIVAVRSVAATVGTSSHTVQSLTGSTANYLQVNNDVVSAGMPFTDQDVTLHHHLLLVGTSVAQDLTQGDVNDLVGQNVRLNGQQFTVSGILGSKGYSGQQDLDDRVIAPITAVQDTLYGYNPGTGELTGIAVLAATGRVQQAQREVQSMMDQLHHVSAANTDVIVFNSASVLDASSSSNHTLTILLAAVAGISLLVGGIGVMNIMLVSVTERTREIGIRKAIGADPRDIIGQFLGEAVILSLLGGMIGVGFGMIASRFEIAGVEPVIAPYSIYLSLGVSLLTGLFFGLYPASRAASLRPIEALRYE; encoded by the coding sequence ATGAGGGCCAAGGAGAGCTTCCGCTTCGCCTGGCGTGGCATCGCTGCCAACAAAATGCGCTCGGTGTTGACGATGCTCGGCATCATCATCGGCGTCGCCTCCGTCATCACCCTGGTCGCGGTGGGTACCGGTTCGCAGGCCGCGGTCCAGGCCTCCATCGACCGGCTCGGCTCCAACACGCTGACCGTCATCGCGATGCCCACCGGGGGCGGCGGACGCGGCAGCGCCTTCCGCTCGCGCCTGCGGCACGCCCTCGGGCTGAAGAACAACACGGACAACGGCACCCACACCCGCGCGTCGCAGATCAGTCAGGCGGACGCCGATGCCCTCGCGGACCCGACGCGGCTACCCGACGTGCTGAGCGTGGCCCCGATCGTGGCGGTCCGCTCGGTGGCGGCCACCGTGGGCACCTCGTCGCACACCGTGCAATCGCTCACCGGCAGCACCGCCAACTATCTGCAGGTCAACAACGACGTGGTGAGCGCCGGGATGCCGTTTACCGATCAGGATGTGACTCTGCATCATCATTTGTTGCTGGTCGGCACCAGCGTGGCGCAGGATCTGACCCAGGGCGACGTCAATGACCTCGTCGGCCAGAACGTGCGGCTCAACGGCCAACAGTTCACCGTCAGCGGCATTCTGGGCAGCAAGGGCTACTCGGGACAGCAGGATCTCGACGACCGCGTGATCGCACCGATCACCGCGGTGCAGGACACGCTGTACGGCTACAACCCCGGTACCGGAGAGCTGACCGGCATTGCCGTTTTGGCCGCGACCGGACGGGTGCAGCAGGCGCAGCGCGAGGTGCAGAGCATGATGGACCAGCTGCATCACGTCTCCGCCGCGAACACCGATGTGATCGTGTTCAACTCGGCCTCGGTGCTCGACGCGTCCTCCTCGTCGAACCACACGTTGACGATCCTGCTCGCCGCCGTGGCCGGAATCTCCTTGCTGGTGGGCGGTATCGGGGTGATGAACATCATGTTGGTGTCGGTCACCGAACGCACGCGGGAGATCGGGATCCGCAAGGCGATCGGCGCCGATCCACGGGACATCATCGGGCAGTTCCTCGGTGAGGCAGTTATCCTCAGCCTGCTCGGCGGGATGATCGGCGTCGGCTTCGGGATGATCGCCTCGCGGTTCGAGATTGCCGGGGTGGAGCCGGTGATCGCCCCGTATTCCATCTATCTCTCGTTGGGGGTTTCGCTGCTCACCGGGTTGTTCTTCGGCCTGTACCCGGCCAGCCGGGCCGCATCCCTGCGGCCGATCGAGGCCCTGCGCTACGAGTGA
- a CDS encoding pyridoxamine 5'-phosphate oxidase family protein: MTDLSNYITVVAADHGLSIVSTSRADGTIQSSLVNSGVINHPITGEQVVAYVAVGGAKKLANLRERPRMTIAVRGGWEWSAVEGNAELIGPDDPREGVDADRQRVLLREIFQAAGGTHEDWDTYDRVMREEGRTAVLIAPQRSYPATRFR; encoded by the coding sequence ATGACTGACCTGTCGAACTACATCACCGTGGTGGCTGCCGACCACGGTCTGTCGATCGTGTCCACCTCCCGCGCCGACGGCACCATCCAGTCCTCGTTGGTGAATTCCGGGGTGATCAATCACCCGATCACCGGCGAGCAGGTGGTCGCCTACGTGGCGGTGGGCGGCGCGAAGAAATTGGCGAACCTGCGCGAGCGGCCGCGGATGACGATCGCCGTGCGCGGCGGCTGGGAGTGGTCGGCGGTGGAGGGGAACGCCGAGCTGATCGGTCCGGACGACCCGCGCGAGGGCGTGGACGCGGATCGGCAGCGGGTGTTGCTGCGGGAGATCTTTCAGGCGGCCGGCGGCACCCACGAGGACTGGGACACCTACGACCGGGTGATGCGCGAGGAAGGACGCACCGCGGTGCTCATCGCCCCGCAGCGGTCCTACCCCGCCACCCGGTTCCGTTGA
- a CDS encoding SpoIIE family protein phosphatase → MSRRTHRRLRLPADDRSPAAARALVRQVLAAGGRSDALDSALLLVSELSTNGVVHAGTAVDIEVQADEHGVTVTVSDQQSGPMGAGVGSRPLPGEMPAHSPVGNISITDSADTQSGDAIADLAERGRGLFLVDQLATAWGTTHHPGGKSVWFRLGPAIDPAPGAPTESQPRLPVARAADEEVPAAAWSWLVHVPEGLRDRLSMPALVSELLTRLCEVTGAATGTVWLDQDDERGRARLAGYRSAEQGPSAPRAHGLTVPVPVARPWRASLVLHPSPGAGPGKYWPELAGLSAQRMAISIDAERLHTEERRRRGALAFLAEASELLANSLDVDLTVALVPQLAVPRLGQWCAVHVLGARSASAAGLQLASVAHVDEEQLTALQNALGADMDRDLAARLAEVVATGETSALVGPLEGVAVPLAARGRLLGTLSVGRQPDRMHTGEDIAVLEDLARRASLALDNAQAHAERNQIAQDLQRALLPTQLPVVAGAEFGAEYVPASSGVEVGGDFYDVLALRRNRWLVCIGDVCGKGTQAAAVTGVVRDVMRALAAENRTLPRILSSLNRTLLAAQTDRYATVAAALVTRRESPGGERLLDVTLCLAGHDRPVLLRADGTTASVGETGTAVGLLTEFEVTETRFSLTPGETLVFCTDGVTERRHGTEMYGTRRLRRVLRGLVGHSAGSVAARIRENVVAFSAEPPRDDIAVLVLRNTADR, encoded by the coding sequence ATGTCGCGGCGCACCCACCGCCGGCTTCGCTTGCCGGCCGACGATCGCTCGCCGGCCGCGGCCCGCGCCCTGGTTCGCCAGGTGCTCGCCGCGGGTGGCCGTTCGGACGCCCTGGATTCCGCGTTGCTGCTGGTCAGTGAGCTCTCCACGAACGGCGTCGTGCACGCCGGCACTGCCGTCGACATCGAGGTGCAGGCCGACGAGCACGGCGTCACGGTGACGGTCTCCGATCAGCAGTCCGGACCGATGGGGGCCGGGGTGGGTTCCCGGCCCTTACCCGGGGAAATGCCGGCTCACTCCCCGGTGGGCAACATTTCCATCACCGATTCGGCGGACACCCAATCGGGCGACGCCATCGCCGATCTGGCGGAACGGGGCCGGGGGCTGTTTCTCGTGGATCAGTTGGCCACGGCGTGGGGCACCACCCATCATCCGGGCGGCAAGAGCGTGTGGTTCCGACTCGGGCCCGCGATCGACCCGGCGCCGGGCGCCCCAACCGAGTCGCAGCCGCGCCTGCCGGTCGCCCGGGCGGCCGACGAAGAGGTACCCGCCGCCGCCTGGTCCTGGTTGGTGCACGTCCCGGAAGGTCTGCGCGACCGGCTGAGCATGCCCGCGCTGGTCTCGGAGCTGCTCACCCGGCTCTGCGAGGTGACCGGAGCGGCCACCGGCACGGTATGGCTGGACCAGGACGATGAGCGCGGTCGAGCGCGCCTGGCGGGCTACCGCTCCGCCGAACAGGGCCCGTCGGCCCCCCGGGCGCACGGTCTCACGGTGCCCGTGCCGGTGGCCCGGCCGTGGCGCGCCTCCTTGGTGCTGCATCCGTCGCCGGGCGCCGGGCCGGGGAAGTACTGGCCGGAGTTGGCCGGGCTGTCCGCGCAGCGCATGGCCATCAGCATTGATGCCGAGCGGCTGCACACGGAGGAGCGGCGGCGGCGCGGTGCGCTGGCATTCCTGGCCGAGGCCAGTGAGCTGTTGGCCAACTCGTTGGACGTGGACCTCACCGTGGCGTTGGTGCCCCAGCTGGCGGTGCCCCGGTTGGGGCAATGGTGTGCGGTCCATGTGCTGGGCGCCCGGTCCGCGAGCGCCGCGGGTCTGCAGTTGGCCAGCGTTGCGCACGTTGACGAGGAGCAACTGACCGCGCTGCAGAACGCGCTGGGTGCGGACATGGACCGCGATCTGGCCGCCCGATTGGCCGAGGTGGTCGCGACCGGGGAGACCAGCGCCCTGGTCGGACCCCTGGAGGGCGTCGCGGTGCCGCTGGCCGCGCGCGGCCGATTGCTCGGCACGCTGTCCGTGGGTCGGCAACCGGACCGCATGCACACCGGTGAGGACATCGCGGTGCTGGAGGACCTGGCCCGGCGCGCGTCACTGGCGCTGGACAACGCGCAGGCACACGCCGAGCGCAATCAGATCGCGCAGGACCTGCAGCGGGCGTTGCTGCCCACCCAGCTACCGGTGGTGGCCGGCGCCGAGTTCGGCGCGGAATACGTACCGGCCAGCTCCGGGGTGGAGGTCGGCGGTGATTTTTACGACGTGCTCGCGCTGCGCCGCAACCGTTGGCTGGTGTGCATCGGTGACGTGTGCGGCAAGGGCACCCAGGCTGCGGCGGTCACCGGAGTGGTTCGTGACGTGATGCGCGCCCTGGCCGCCGAGAACCGCACCTTGCCGCGCATCCTGTCCTCGCTCAACCGCACCCTGCTGGCCGCGCAGACGGATAGATATGCCACAGTCGCGGCCGCGTTGGTCACCCGGCGGGAGTCGCCCGGCGGTGAGCGGTTACTCGATGTGACCCTGTGCCTGGCCGGACACGACCGCCCGGTGCTGCTGCGCGCGGACGGCACCACCGCCTCGGTGGGCGAGACGGGCACCGCGGTCGGCTTGCTCACCGAGTTCGAGGTGACCGAGACGCGGTTCAGCCTCACCCCCGGCGAGACATTGGTTTTCTGCACCGACGGCGTCACCGAACGCCGGCACGGGACCGAGATGTACGGCACCCGGCGGCTGCGGCGGGTGTTGCGTGGGCTGGTCGGTCACTCCGCTGGTTCGGTCGCCGCCCGAATCCGGGAGAACGTGGTCGCCTTTTCCGCCGAACCGCCGCGCGATGACATTGCGGTGCTGGTGCTGCGCAATACGGCGGACCGCTGA
- a CDS encoding alpha/beta hydrolase gives MPLDPQIAAVLAQVATMNNKPLSELGVGAARSQLAMLCAMGGRSTATLAEVSNRTIDGPAGQVPVRIYRPVGDGPFGLLCFFHGGGFVLGDINTHDGVCRQIAADAQCVVVAVDYRLAPEHPFPAAVEDCDAALRWVAANAESLGGDPNRLAVGGESAGGNLSAVMAQRMRDHDGPALVAQLLVYPACRLAGDPTPSMLANAEGYFLTAADMAWFLNCYLSDPGEASMVTVSPALAKDLTGLPPALVITAEFDPLCDDGEDYAAALQGAGVPVTVSRYDGAIHGFWNFFSLLSLGRAAMDESTNWLRARLS, from the coding sequence ATGCCCCTGGATCCGCAGATCGCTGCCGTGCTGGCGCAGGTCGCCACCATGAACAACAAGCCGCTTTCCGAATTGGGGGTGGGCGCTGCCCGTAGCCAACTCGCCATGCTGTGCGCGATGGGCGGGCGCAGTACCGCGACGCTGGCCGAGGTGTCCAACCGCACCATCGACGGTCCGGCCGGGCAGGTGCCGGTGCGGATTTATCGTCCGGTGGGCGACGGGCCGTTCGGCCTGCTGTGCTTCTTCCACGGCGGCGGGTTTGTGCTCGGGGATATCAATACCCACGACGGCGTGTGCCGCCAGATCGCGGCCGATGCCCAGTGCGTGGTGGTCGCGGTGGACTACCGACTTGCACCGGAGCACCCGTTCCCCGCCGCCGTGGAGGACTGCGACGCCGCGTTGCGCTGGGTGGCCGCGAACGCCGAGTCGTTGGGTGGGGACCCGAACCGGCTGGCGGTGGGCGGGGAGAGCGCCGGCGGCAACCTGTCCGCGGTGATGGCGCAGCGCATGCGGGACCACGACGGCCCGGCGCTGGTCGCGCAACTGTTGGTGTACCCGGCGTGCCGGTTGGCGGGTGATCCCACCCCGTCGATGCTGGCCAACGCCGAGGGCTACTTCCTCACCGCCGCGGACATGGCGTGGTTTTTGAACTGCTACCTGTCCGACCCCGGCGAGGCCTCGATGGTCACGGTCTCCCCGGCGTTGGCCAAGGACCTGACCGGCCTACCACCGGCGCTGGTGATCACCGCGGAGTTCGACCCGCTGTGTGACGACGGCGAGGACTACGCCGCGGCACTGCAGGGGGCCGGGGTGCCCGTCACGGTCTCCCGTTACGACGGCGCCATCCATGGCTTCTGGAACTTTTTCAGCCTGCTCAGCCTGGGTCGTGCCGCGATGGACGAATCGACGAACTGGTTGCGCGCCAGACTCAGCTGA
- a CDS encoding cyclase family protein, whose translation MRLLDLTHPIRTGMPVWPGDPPVELRPAARIATHGYNLLELHLGSQSGTHVEAPYHVDDALPRLDELPLHRFVGAAVVADLRGLPESTPIGPDHLGAVRNRLAPGVVLLLCTGWSAYWGSERYAAHPWLDPAAAELVVTAGVRTVGIDASSIDATDAPTLPSHHVLAAAHAVITENLTGLADLLAAPATVWLLPLALEHAEGSPVRAVAHLARSE comes from the coding sequence ATGCGGTTGCTGGACCTCACCCATCCGATCCGCACCGGCATGCCGGTGTGGCCGGGCGATCCGCCGGTGGAACTGCGGCCTGCCGCGCGCATCGCCACCCATGGCTACAACCTGCTCGAGCTGCACCTGGGATCGCAGAGCGGCACCCATGTGGAGGCGCCGTACCACGTCGACGATGCGCTACCCCGACTCGACGAACTACCGCTGCATCGGTTCGTCGGTGCGGCGGTGGTGGCCGACCTGCGCGGGTTGCCGGAGAGCACGCCGATCGGCCCCGATCACCTCGGCGCGGTGCGTAATCGACTGGCGCCGGGTGTGGTGCTGCTGCTGTGCACCGGATGGTCGGCGTATTGGGGGAGCGAGCGTTATGCCGCGCACCCGTGGTTGGACCCGGCGGCGGCCGAGTTGGTGGTGACCGCCGGGGTACGCACGGTGGGCATCGACGCGTCCAGCATCGACGCCACCGACGCGCCGACACTGCCCTCCCACCATGTGCTGGCCGCGGCCCACGCGGTGATCACGGAGAACCTAACCGGGTTGGCCGATCTGCTCGCCGCCCCGGCCACCGTGTGGTTGCTGCCGTTGGCACTTGAACACGCCGAGGGCTCGCCGGTACGCGCCGTGGCGCACCTCGCCCGATCAGAATGA